The Triticum aestivum cultivar Chinese Spring chromosome 4B, IWGSC CS RefSeq v2.1, whole genome shotgun sequence sequence CGTCTGGGGGCGTGCTCGCGGTGCGGGACGCGGCTGCAACCTGCAAGGTGGTCAGGCCGTGGCCGGCTAAGCTCGGGGCTATGGCCTCGGCCATGGGTGGCGTAGGCGAGCGGGTGAAGCATGAGGCGAGTTGCGTCTGCGTGGTACAGGAGGGCGCTGGCCGAGCTCAGCCATGGCAGCCGTGTACCGCTAGTGGACGGCCGCGGTGGTGGTTACGGGCTAATTGATCCGGTATTGAAGAGTTGAGGGGGTGATTTAACCAGTTTTAGACTTTGGGGGGGAATTTGATCCAACAAGAGAGATTTGAGGGGAAAAGTATACTTTCTTCTTCTATTAATGAAATGGGCCCAGGCCCCAGGGTAGTACTTGTGTACACCAGAGAGATGCGAGTCTTTTTCCATGACTAGCTAGTACGTAGTATAATTTTACTACAGTATTACTAATTAAATATAAATTGTGGCAGAACCCTGCAGGGTATTGTTGGGATATCCCGCACATCAGCATAAGGGATGTGTTACTTGATTTTCTCGTCCGGAATCAAGGAGATTACAGTAAGTACTAACATCCGACTTACTACTAGTAATTACAAGTCACTCAATTTAATTACTTGTTGCTGCTTATATACAATTAGAGCAGGTCGTAACTTAGGTGTTGGTTTCTTGTTCATGTTAATTAGGCCAGATCGTAATTTAATGCTGCCTTTCCTTCCTAGTAGTAGTAAATATGAAGAAACCGTAGTACAATTCTGGCTAAATCTGGGGTTTTCGGGTGGAGCTGATTCATGTTAATTAGGCCAGATTGTAATTAGGCGGTGCTTGCCTGGGCCATATATTAATGTATCCTTTTTGCAGATACGAGCGTGGCGCATGCATTCTTGACTGCTGTGGATGCCATGCGCACGATCCATGAAGCATTTACATTTAGAGCAGAGCCTGGCACGGAACTCGATGATGGGCATCTCTTCACCACGTACATGCGTATCTTCAAGACAGCATTTGGCTACGAGACCGGTCCATGTGCGCACCTGCGATTTAAGAGGCCGGAATGTATCGCTTACATCTTACAGAATCACGGTGTGGGTTTTGATTGCTCGAGCATGCAGGACGGTTATCGACAGAGGGCCACACCAGATTTCACCCAGAAGATAGGCAAAGTCTTTCGCATAGCTAATCGCGGCGGCGTTGGGCGCATCGAGCAAATCATTAGGCTGATAGCTGGAGGATTCCCTCTGTTTTGTCATTATGCTGCTGGGAGAGCATTCGACTTTGTGGATGGAAACGAGGTATATCATGCTCCTGCCAAGGCTGGCATAAATCACGCTGCAGTCTTGATCGGATCAGGCGTACATGAGTATCCAGGTGAAGGATCCAAGATTTACCTCCGCGCACGGGGTTCCAGGGATGACGCCGCTAATCCTCAATCTGCTCTCCAAGGGAAAGGTGGAGACTTCAACATTTGGGCGGAAGACGTCACTGATGTGCTGGGGTTCCATCTAGCCTGAAGCTTGACCTGCTTAATAGTAATGTGTGGGTGGTTCCACATCCGCTGGACAGTAGCACCGCCTTGTGTTCCTTAGTCAGTACTAGTAGTAGTTGTCAATGTTTCCTCCTACTGGTCTGTAATACTAAGCACTTTAGTTGGGTCTCCCTTCTCCAACAAATTTGGTTGTTGATGATGGGTTTCAGATAGACCTAGGGTGTTGCTTTCTAGGGGAGGCTTCAAAAAACAGAGTTGTGGTACTAGTAATTTGTTTGCATAAGACATTCGAGGCTTGTAATTTATGACTGTTTGTACTAGTACGGAGCATGTACTCCGTGTTATCCAACTTCCATTATGTATCGAATATGTAACCATTATTGTAGTAGCTCTGTGTATCCATTGCAGCTCTAGAGTCTAGATGAAGCGATAGAAACAAGAATGGAGGGTAGACTATTGACAAAGCTGTTGGAATGGCAAGGAAGAAGAATCTAGAGATAACAACAGGTAACACAATTGTTCCTACTGTTTTAAATAGTCCCTAGTTTTATTTCTCATGTTTAGGCAAAACTCCTGAGGAAATAGAGTCAACTATTTCTATGATCAAGAGTTTAGAAAAAACTAGGAGTGATTTATTCCTTGCTAATGAGAAGAAAAAAGTTTGCTTTAAAAAATAGTGATGTAGAGTGAATCTGAATTAGTTTTATTAACCTCTCTTTATAAACCCAAGCATAAGCAGACTTGCGCTGGAGGGGTCAGTGTCAAGCCAAAGGTTAGATATGCTAAAAATAATGCATAGTTTCTTTATGGCTGGTATATTTTGGAACGCTAGGGAGTTagcatttactccctccgttccgatttactcgtcgtggttttagttcaaatttgaacttaaACCAAGACGAGTaaattggaacggagggagtaactctgACACATGCCTACTCCTGCAACCTCTGATAATCGTGGTGAGTGAAATGAAATTTGACTACATTGAGTTTGCGTTCCTAAACAAACTTCAGAATGAGTTTAGCATATCTGCACAGCTCGCTCGACGCTAGGCATACAAAGAAGCTCAATGTGAAAGCTCAGCACTAAAAAGAGCTTGTCGAAACATTATGCCAATAAAAGCTCACCACTAAACATTTCACAGAGGCAAAGGCGATCCGCCACCGGACTAGCCCATGTAGTTCAACGATACTCTGGGAGGGTTAGCAGAAAGGCCATTACATCAAGCTCCCCGTTGCTGAAACAAAAACTCTGTTTCAGTACGTCAAGTTCCAAAGAGTAATTCACTTTCTGGTACAATAACAAATAGTAGTACACTATCAAATGAAAAATGACAAACTCCCTGTAGGTGCAAGTTTCAGCTGAATGTGAACACTAGGAACAACATGTGCTGGAGTAATACTGTAGGTGCAAGTTAATCAGCGCTAGGAACATGTGCTAGAGTATTACTGTAGTGCAAGTTTCAGAATGTGAACACTGGAAAACAACATCTGCTGGAGTACTGATTTTAACTAGAGCACTACTCCAAGTAAAACAACATGTGCTGGAGTAACTTGACAGTACATTGCAATATTTTTAATATTCAGAATTTAGCTACTCCAGAATTTAGTTTGTCAGGACAGCTACAGAATTCAGAGAGATGAAACTGACAAACAAATTATTATGGCACCAAAGTTAAGAGAGATCAAACTGACTATTAGGAGTACTGCAAGGTAATCAGGTAAAATGAAACTAATGCGGCAGTTCACTAAGAGTACATCacttctactcccttcgttccgaaaTATAAGTCGCTGGGCACTTTGTTCCGACCAGGTGAAAACCAGCGAAACGACTAAATTACCTCTCTAATTTTgaatcctccaccacctccgcccccCACCTTCGCCCCCTGCACCagcatgtcctcctcctctcccacgccCAGGATCTCCTCCTCTCCCACGTCCAGGATCCCCTCGCCCAGGATCTTCCTCCCCAGATGGTGTTGGGCTCTTCCTCGCCCCCGCCCAGGTGGAGGTGAGCTGGTGCTGAGCTCTTCCTCGCCCGTGCCGAGGTGTAGGCGAGCTGGGTGCTCAGGCACTACTGCCGCTGGAGTACTCGGCGCTGGTGCTGAACTCAATTTTGCTCGCCCCAGGTTCATCTCCTCTCCCGATACTCCTCTGCTGTCGCTAGAAACATTGCAAACATAAACAATTTGATGATCATAGACTGAAACTTGCTCTGAGTTTGAGATAAAGAAAATTTTGAATCATACCTAAGTTTAAGATAAAGAAAACTTTCAATTACTCCAGTTTCAGTACAAGTACTCCAGGAGATCACTATGAATTTGACTGAATTACTCCAGTTCCAGTAGAAGTACATGGAATAGTGTCTAAACAATTCAGATGTTGTAGAGTGCCAACATAAACACTCTGCTACTTACTCCAGGAGATCACTATGAATTTGACTGAATTACTCATGTACCAGAAGATCACTAAAGTAAAGTACAGTCCAGTATTTCACTATGAATTTTTTGCTCATTTTTCTCATAACTTTTGTGCAAACTGAGAGTAGATTGCAGATGGATTATTCATGGAAGAATATACTCAGGTCTTGTACTCAGATACTCAGGTTTTGTAATCAGGTCTTGTACTCGGATACTCAAGTCTTGTAATCAGGTCTTCCAACTTCCAAGTAATGCAACTATGGGCTACTCCCTTGAAGAACAAAACATGTTCAGTAAAGTAAACTTGGCAATAAAAGGAGAGCTTCGACTTAATACTGTAGAGTACTCCAACTTGGAGTACATGCAAGGAGGCAGAACTTGTAGAAGAACTAAACATGGTAACTAACAAGAAGAAACATGACATACTCCTGTAATTTTCAGGAGTAGGATTGTACTGAAGATGTAAGTCAGCAGTGCAAAAATACTGAAGTTATTAAGTCAGCAGTGCCCTTTCTCACATGAAAGTTACCACTAACTACTCCAGTAGTGAATTCACAGGGGCTAGAGGTCTCAAGAAATACTCCTGGAGTATTACCATGCATATATGCAGTTCAAAGTTTACTCTACTTGCGGCAGAGTAATGTTGGGTGGAACAAAAAGGGAGATATATACTTTTATACTGCAAGCACAAGTTAATTTTACACTACAGTAAGAGTAACTAAACTTCGCGTGTCCAAGTGTGTGCTTAGAGCAGCTTGTTTACTCCTGCTGATTTGCTTGCATGTTCAGAATCTGGAAATATTCAGAAGCATGTTCAGAACACTTGCATGTTCAGAGTACTTACTGAAAAATACTGTTAAATCTTGACAAGTTAAAtcttgttcaatcttgttaaatACTCCAAGCAAAATTACTTCACACATGTACAGTTCAACCTTGTTTACTCCAAGCAAAATTACTGAAAAATTACTGGAGTACACATTTGTAAGGTAAGACCATTTGGCTAATTTATGTGCCACTTGATTTGCATTCCTTGGACAGAACTGAAAGACACTGCATCGATTGATATAGCCAGGGCAAAGCAATCTGCAACGATTGCAGAGTAAGGACTGAGGGCATCAATCTCAGTGGATCAAGCGAATCAGATTTGCTGCAGGCTTGATGAGCTCAAGCGAATCAGATTCAATGGCGCGTACAGCCCAACAAATCCAGCAACTAGAACTACCGCAGTTAAGCGCGCCCTGAGCTACCCAAAAATGGTACATAGGCAACTGGAACTTGTGCATAGGCAACTAAATGTACATAGGCAACTGGAACTTGTGCCACCCCAAAAATTTCTGCAAATTTATGGCATAAATTCTGAATGCCCTATCTTGCTACTCCAAGCAATACTGTCAGTAAAATTTTACTCCAAGCAAATTTCTGCAGAACAAAGGAATACTCTCTTGCTAAGCATATTGGTACAAGGTCCGCCATCATTCATACTCCACTGCGCGACAGCTCCAAGAAAAGCTCGGCAGAGACTGCCGACAGAGAGGGACAGAGAGCGTAGCTAGCACACATACGCGAAGCGTCCCGTCTTCTTGCTGCCGCCGATGCGGGAGATGCTGGcaaagtcgtcgtcggtgaaggcGGCGTCGTTGTGCGCGAGCAGGGCGGGACCCTGCCACTGCGCGAGCGCCGGGGCGAGCAGCGAGTAGGCGCCGTGGGCGCGGAGGTCGAGGCAGACGCGGACCCGCGAGGCCCCGGCATCGTCGGCGTTTTGGATGAGCTCGCGCAGCGCGGTGGTGCCCTCCTGGTAGTTGGCCAGCACCTCGCGGATGCGCGCGTCAGGTCCACCCGCTGCCGAAGTCCTCCAGCAGCATCCCGCCCGGATCCATGTCGCTTCGTCGGCGGCGTCGACGCACGCGGATCCAGCGCCTCCGCCGCCCAGAAGCTCCTCGTCGGCGCCTAAAAATTTAATCTTTTGACCTTGGGATGCTAGATTTCTGGCGCACGCCATGGGAGAAAACGGGGTGGCGGCGGTGGTAGGAAGAAAGGGAGGAAGCACGCGGTGGTGGGGAGAGGAGAGGCCGGCGACGACGGGTAAGTTGAGGAGAGGTGGCCGAGAGGAGGTGATCTGGGAGGGGAACGAGTGGAACGGTTGGAGGGCATTTTTGGAAAGTCCAAAATTTTCGATACGTGCCCAAGATTTGTACGTGAATCTCTTTAACGACATATATAAATCGGAACAGAGGGAGGGGTGTTTTTTTTAACCAGCACTCGTATACACGCGCATACATTTATCCCTACTAGTAaacgtgcacgtgcaacgcacgtatatCCGTAGAACAATGTGTCTCTGCTTTTTGGTTAGAGCTAAAAAATCACTTGGGTAAGTAGATCTCACATGTTCAACATCGACTCAGCTTCCCTGATGTATTGTAAGATGCagttgggtcattgacatgtgggccaaaCTGCTGCCAGACCCACCAGTCAGTGGGCCAACTGCACCCTGCAGTACGGCACGGGAGCCTCGTCCGTTCAACATGTGGATGCCTCAAAACCCAACGAAGTGGTCAAACTTTCACATTTGTTACTTCTTCTATTAACTGGTTAATTTTTTGATTAACCGGTATCTTAGCTCAGCAAATGTCGAAACATTTCCACTTTGCAACTATTATAGTACATCACAAAAATGGTATCTAAAGATAATTGGTACCAAGGTAAATAAGAGATATTTGGTTGCTCAGTTTAGCCTTCAACAAAATAGCCATTTTCACGTCAAATAAAGATATTCTAAGATAGCAGAAAATTAGGGAACAACATCATGTCTAGATCACACTTGGACTACACAGATCATGTGCCCACTTAACTATGCTTGGTGAACCACAAATATTCCCCAACAAACTGGATGACATAATCCTAATGGTAAACTGAAAACATGTATTGAAGCTAAACATAATTATTtgctaggaaaaaaataaatgttCTGAGAATTATTATAAACTAACATGAATGAACATTCTGAACATTTTGCCTCTTAGATAAATAATAATGTTAAAAAAACATATAAATTTTAGATGGATGCATAATGTTTGTGATGTCACTTGGGATATATTTTTAAAAGTGAACACATCACGTTaccacataaaaataataatatgatGTTTCATCCATTTGGTCTCTAATAAGTTGTAAACGATGAACATCAAATTTACTAATTAATCGTATCAAACCCCCATTGTTAAACATATTGTGTCACTGGACAAGCTAATTCAGCTTGATTCTTCTTAAGACAACATGATTGTAGTATGCAACATGATTTCAGTATACAACATGATTTCAGTATACAACATAAATTGGTCCCAAGAAAAAAGATCTGTTTTAAGAAGGAAATATGGCTACAATTTACACTCTTCGGTATCCCGTACCGTAGGTCGTTCCCTTGATGATTTCTCCCACAGACTCTTGGTAAACTTTCCATTTCCTATGCTTCGGATTGAAGGGGAATCTGTCAAATATTTGCTTAGAAACTGAAATCAGTATGTACTTCCATTTAATTCTAAAAGAACCGGTAATTATAAGCTCTAATTGTGTGGTAGCATCTAGGGTGAGCATACAAAATAAAATCATATGCATTTTGGGCTCTGACAATTCAACTCTGTCAAACAACAAAGTGAGTAGAAATATGTGGAATGGATGGCAATATATTCAAGTGAAATTACTCACACTTGTAATTTTAGTCTATAATGCCTTCTACCATGGTCTACAACTTATACATATGTCATATGCTAGTACTACACGGTGCATAACTACATTATAGAAGACAATGCAATTGGCGACTGTTTTTTCAGGAGGGGTCATGTTCATATTGTGAGATGAACCAGTTGCATATAAATCTCAAAATACAGAACCAGGAAGAAAGGCAAGGATACCCAGCAGTACATACACCTAAGAGCACCTCAATGTGACCAATAAATATAAAATATGAAAGTAACAAAAGAGAGCATGCTAGGAGTCTACatccaattttctgataatttttattATTCTGGCTCCCTCATCTGCCATGTTTATTGTGCTTTTTAACTTCTAAAAAGAAAATGGTTGCTCTTTTATAAGTAGTAAAGATAGCGATGTAGGAAAACTCACTCACAAATAGCTAATCATAAGGCTACTGAAtatgaaacaagaaaaaaaaactgaTTTCATCAATAGCCATGTTTCCTTACTTGCCAGTCGTATAAAATAGAGCTAATTACTCGAGCTTCTTCTAAAATTAGGATCAAAGGCTAATGCACGTCTTCACTAATATGAAATACGCATATCCGAAACAAAACTTTGGAGGAAGACTTTAAGAAATAAGACATACGACAAAAGTAATAACAATGAAGGAAGCAAACAAAAGAGATAGTTAAACCCAAATATGTCAAGCTGGCAGTTGTGTCCTTGACTTTTTTTTAGCTTAGTCCTTGAGTATTATGAAGAGGACAACTTTGTCCCCTTTGAAGAAACAAGTCAGACCTGCATATATTGGACAAATTTGTCCCCTTCGAAGAAACAAGTCAGGCCTGCATATATATGACCAATTGTCACATATATCTAGAGCAAAACAAACAAAATGAAAGTACTGTTTTACCTTTTTACTATGAAGGCTGCATATTCATACATTTTCCATTGTCATCACTACCAAGTTAACACATGAGAGATATATCAATGCATTATCAACTTGAATATTTGGCTGCTCAATTTCAACAGTACAATCTAGTAGCAGAGGGCAACAATAAAAGAATTTACCTCTTGTCTCATGTCCTTACTGATGCCTTTGCCATATCAAAAATCTTCCTCCAGCCTTCCATTTGACCGTACTTCTGAAATCACCGTGCTGCAGAAAGAAACACCAAGTTCAGCAAGCCAAATGTTCATTTCTATTCTATATATTACCAAACTATAAAATTTGTAAGTTAGGTCTCAAAAGTTCAGCGAGCCAAAAGTTTATTCCAGTCAAGTTTTTTATTGGACATCCTATATCGCTTAGATGTGCAAGTCCAACAATGGATTTGCATTGTACATCCTATAGTAGTATCCATATCTACATCAAGTAGTACATGTCTTGCTATCTTGTAATTTAAATCTATTAAGCATGAATAGTTCATGATTATTCTGAGCAAAACTGGCAATATAAGGACTGTCCAGTGAAGCATGCTCCCTACACTGTACACTGAAAGAGAATGATTGGATTGGTATAACGTGACTGAAGTAACAGAACTTATATCGAGTGAAATGAACCTGAAAAGATTTGCAAGTGAAAGCCCATAAAATAAATTTGATCTTCTCACCATCATTTTGTACAAGCACAATCTGCTTTCTTCCTGTGCATAAAAAATATTCCAAGTTTTCAGCCTTCTCAATCCTGCAAGAAAGAAAGGGTGGTTTCTCTATGGTCGAAAGGTTATCTAGCTAGCTTGTTCGTGCATGCTTGTCTCCCAAAATCAATCAATATGCGTTCTTGCAAGCACTTGTACGTGCATGATGCTATGGCCGAAAGCACTTCAGACATACACCTCTGACAAATCACTGCAGGACCTAATTCCGTTTGATGCTGCAAACCTTTAGGGATCTAAAGTCAGCTCTAAAATTAGTCAAAGACCTTGTGAGATTAATATTCCACTTATTAGGATTAACTATAAAAATCAGCTAGGTTGATTTGTACAACAAATTGCAAAAAGATTACTCAGATAAATCAATAAGCGTAAAAGGATGTGGCCAGATAGATTCATCTAATTTTTATGTTTTGCCAGGATATGGCCAGATCGATTCATCGACAAATAACTTGAACCAACAAAAGCCAGCACGACACTGATTGCTAATTAAGCTACGGACCCATGAT is a genomic window containing:
- the LOC123091155 gene encoding uncharacterized protein, with product MARARIPEPKMDLCLPPTFAYLDRRAGMTTKKMPGPVVAAEWTCTNRGGHKNNDSVLNNPTNNFLLMLPPLFCKECHRVNPAGYCWDIPHISIRDVLLDFLVRNQGDYNTSVAHAFLTAVDAMRTIHEAFTFRAEPGTELDDGHLFTTYMRIFKTAFGYETGPCAHLRFKRPECIAYILQNHGVGFDCSSMQDGYRQRATPDFTQKIGKVFRIANRGGVGRIEQIIRLIAGGFPLFCHYAAGRAFDFVDGNEVYHAPAKAGINHAAVLIGSGVHEYPGEGSKIYLRARGSRDDAANPQSALQGKGGDFNIWAEDVTDVLGFHLA
- the LOC123091156 gene encoding LOW QUALITY PROTEIN: uncharacterized protein (The sequence of the model RefSeq protein was modified relative to this genomic sequence to represent the inferred CDS: inserted 2 bases in 2 codons), encoding MDPGGMLLEDFGXRVDLTXRIREVLANYQEGTTALRELIQNADDAGASRVRVCLDLRAHGAYSLLAPALAQWQGPALLAHNDAAFTDDDFASISRIGGSKKTGRFADSRGVSGEEMNLGRAKLSSAPAPSTPAAVVPEHPARLHLGTGEEELSTSSPPPGRGRGRAQHHLGRKILGEGILDVGEEEILGVGEEEDMLVQGAKVGGGGGGGFKIREQRGA